From a region of the Arvicanthis niloticus isolate mArvNil1 chromosome 6, mArvNil1.pat.X, whole genome shotgun sequence genome:
- the Rnd2 gene encoding rho-related GTP-binding protein RhoN: MEGQSGRCKIVVVGDAECGKTALLQVFAKDAYPGSYVPTVFENYTASFEIDKRRIELNMWDTSGSSYYDNVRPLAYPDSDAVLICFDISRPETLDSVLKKWQGETQEFCPNAKVVLVGCKLDMRTDLATLRELSKQRLIPVTHEQGTVLAKQVGAVSYVECSSRSSERSVRDVFHVATVASLGRGHRQLRRTDSRRGLQRSTQLSGRPDRGNEGEMHKDRAKSCNLM, translated from the exons ATGGAGGGGCAGAGTGGCCGCTGCAAGATCGTAGTGGTGGGGGACGCGGAGTGCGGCAAGACAGCGCTGCTGCAGGTGTTCGCCAAGGACGCCTACCCCGGG AGTTATGTCCCCACGGTGTTTGAGAACTACACTGCCAGCTTCGAGATCGACAAGCGCCGCATTGAGCTCAACATGTGGGATACTTCAG gtTCCTCTTACTATGACAATGTCCGGCCTCTGGCCTACCCAGACTCTGATGCTGTGCTCATCTGCTTTGACATCAGCAGGCCAGAAACACTGGACAGTGTCCTCAAGAAG TGGCAAGGAGAGACTCAGGAGTTTTGCCCCAATGCCAAGGTGGTGCTGGTTGGCTGTAAGCTGGACATGCGGACTGACCTGGCCACTCTGAGGGAGCTGTCCAAGCAGAGACTTATCCCTGTCACACACGAGCAG GGTACTGTGCTGGCCAAGCAGGTAGGAGCCGTGTCCTATGTTGAATGCTCCTCCCGGTCTTCAGAGCGCAGTGTCAGGGATGTTTTCCACGTGGCTACAGTGGCTTCTCTTGGCCGCGGCCATAGGCAGCTGCGCCGTACTGACTCTCGCCGGGGACTGCAGCGATCCACTCAACTGTCCGGACGGCCAGATCGGGGAAATGAGGGCGAGATGCATAAGGATCGAGCCAAGAGCTGTAACCTCATGTGA
- the Vat1 gene encoding synaptic vesicle membrane protein VAT-1 homolog, translating into MSAEREAAEAATVAAAAEAGAGTETGAGEGAPSQPPTVEVASDPQPPPAPEASASASAPPLRCLVLTGFGGYDKVKLQSRPAVPPAPGPGQLTLRVRACGLNFADLMGRQGLYDRLPPLPVTPGMEGAGVVVAVGEGVGDRKAGDRVMVLNRSGMWQEEVTVPSAQTFLMPEAMTFEEAAALLVNYITAYMVLFDFGNLRPGHSVLVHMAAGGVGMAALQLCRTVENVTVFGTASASKHEVLKENGVTHPIDYHTTDYVDEIKKISPKGVDIVMDPLGGSDTAKGYHLLKPMGKVVTYGMANLLTGPKRNLMAMARTWWNQFSVTALQLLQANRAVCGFHLGYLDGEVELISRVVTRLLALYNQGHIKPRIDSVWPFEKVADAMRQMQEKKNVGKVLLVPGPEKET; encoded by the exons ATGTCCGCGGAGAGGGAGGCAGCCGAGGCGGCCACTGTGGCGGCGGCGGCTGAGGCCGGGGCGGGGACCGAGACCGGAGCCGGGGAGGGTGCGCCTTCGCAGCCCCCGACAGTGGAGGTGGCAAGCGACCCGCAGCCGCCACCGGCCCCCGAAGCGTCGGCCTCCGCCTCGGCGCCGCCGCTGCGCTGCCTGGTACTCACCGGCTTCGGTGGCTACGATAAGGTGAAGCTGCAGAGCCGGCCGGCGGTGCCCCCTGCCCCGGGTCCCGGTCAGCTGACGCTGCGCGTGCGAGCCTGTGGGCTCAACTTCGCCGACCTCATGGGCCGCCAGGGGCTGTACGACCGGCTGCCGCCTCTGCCGGTCACCCCCGGCATGGAGGGCGCGGGCGTAGTGGTGGCCGTGGGCGAGGGTGTCGGCGACCGTAAG gcagggGATCGAGTGATGGTGTTGAACCGGTCAGGGATGTGGCAGGAAGAAGTAACTGTGCCATCAGCCCAGACTTTCCTGATGCCTGAGGCCATGACCTTTGAGGAAGCTGCTGCCTTGCTGGTCAATTATATCACCGCCTACATGGTTCTCTTTGACTTCGGCAACCTAAGACCCGGCCACAGCGTCTTGGTACACATGGCTGCAG GTGGCGTGGGCATGGCAGCCCTGCAGTTATGCCGCACCGTGGAGAACGTGACAGTGTTTGGAACAGCCTCAGCCAGCAAGCACGAGGTGCTGAAGGAGAACGGGGTCACACACCCCATCGACTACCACACGACTGACTATGTGGACGAGATCAAAAAGATCTCCCCCAAAG GAGTAGATATTGTCATGGACCCTCTTGGTGGGTCGGACACTGCCAAGGGCTACCACCTTCTCAAACCCATGGGCAAAGTTGTCACTTATG GAATGGCCAACCTGCTGACGGGTCCCAAGCGGAACCTGATGGCCATGGCCCGCACCTGGTGGAATCAGTTCAGTGTGACAGCTCTGCAGCTGCTGCAGGCCAACCGAGCTGTGTGTGGCTTCCACCTGGGGTACCTGGACGGTGAGGTGGAGCTCATTAGCAGAGTGGTTACCCGCCTCCTGGCTCTGTACAATCAGGGCCATATCAAACCCCGCATTGACTCAGTCTGGCCCTTCGAGAAG gtgGCTGATGCCatgaggcagatgcaggagaagAAGAATGTAGGCAAAGTCCTCCTGGTTCCTGGACCTGAAAAGGAGACCTAG
- the Ifi35 gene encoding interferon-induced 35 kDa protein isoform X2: protein MRLQELQQLKRDRTDSPRDKIPFPVPEVPLVFLGQTKQGRQVPKSLVSNLKICCPLPGGSAVVTFDDPKVVDRLLQQKEHRVDMEDCRLRVQIQPLELPVVTNIQVSSQPDSHRVLVSGFPAGHRLSEEELLDKLEIFFGKAKNGGGDVETREMLQGTVMLGFADVEVAQNLCQIGQFRVPLGRQQVLLRVSPYVSGEIQKAEIKFQQAPHSVLVTNIPDVLDAQELHDILEIHFQKPTRGGGEVEALAVVPLGQQGLAVFTSESS from the exons ATGAGGCTGCAGGAGCTGCAGCAGCTCAAAAGGGACCGTACAGACTCTCCCAGAGACAAG ATCCCATTCCCGGTGCCTGAAGTCCCTCTAGTATTCCTAGGCCAAACTAAGCAGGGCAGGCAAGTGCCCAAGTCTCTAGTTTCTAACTTGAAGATCTGCTGCCCTCTGCCTGGAGGTTCTGCTGTGGTCACCTTTGATGACCCTAAAG TGGTTGATCGGTTGCTACAACAAAAGGAACACAGAGTTGACATGGAGGACTGCCGGCTGCGGGTGCAGATCCAGCCCTTGGAGCTGCCCGTGGTGACCAACATTCAG GTGTCCAGCCAGCCAGACAGCCACAGGGTGCTAGTCAGCGGCTTTCCTGCTGGACATAGGCTGAGTGAAGAGGAACTGCTGGACAAGCTGGAGATCTTCTTTGGCAAGGCCAAGAACGGAGGTGGGGATGTAGAGACCCGGGAGATGCTGCAAGGGACTGTCATGCTGGGATTTGCTGATGTAGAAG TGGCCCAGAACTTATGCCAGATTGGCCAGTTCAGAGTCCCACTGGGTCGGCAGCAGGTCCTTCTGAGGGTCTCTCCCTATGTAAGTGGGGAGATCCAGAAAGCTGAG ATCAAATTCCAGCAAGCACCTCATTCAGTGCTGGTGACAAATATTCCTGATGTCCTGGATGCCCAGGAGCTGCATGACATCCTGGAGATCCACTTCCAGAAGCCCACCCGTGGGGGCGGGGAGGTGGAGGCCCTGGCAGTTGTGCCTTTGGGGCAGCAGGGCCTGGCTGTGTTCACCTCTGAGTCAAGCTAG
- the Ifi35 gene encoding interferon-induced 35 kDa protein isoform X1 produces the protein MSVTLQAVLYSLQEEQARLKMRLQELQQLKRDRTDSPRDKIPFPVPEVPLVFLGQTKQGRQVPKSLVSNLKICCPLPGGSAVVTFDDPKVVDRLLQQKEHRVDMEDCRLRVQIQPLELPVVTNIQVSSQPDSHRVLVSGFPAGHRLSEEELLDKLEIFFGKAKNGGGDVETREMLQGTVMLGFADVEVAQNLCQIGQFRVPLGRQQVLLRVSPYVSGEIQKAEIKFQQAPHSVLVTNIPDVLDAQELHDILEIHFQKPTRGGGEVEALAVVPLGQQGLAVFTSESS, from the exons ATGTCTGTGACCCTGCAAGCT GTCCTCTACAGTCTTCAGGAGGAACAAGCCAGGCTCAAGATGAGGCTGCAGGAGCTGCAGCAGCTCAAAAGGGACCGTACAGACTCTCCCAGAGACAAG ATCCCATTCCCGGTGCCTGAAGTCCCTCTAGTATTCCTAGGCCAAACTAAGCAGGGCAGGCAAGTGCCCAAGTCTCTAGTTTCTAACTTGAAGATCTGCTGCCCTCTGCCTGGAGGTTCTGCTGTGGTCACCTTTGATGACCCTAAAG TGGTTGATCGGTTGCTACAACAAAAGGAACACAGAGTTGACATGGAGGACTGCCGGCTGCGGGTGCAGATCCAGCCCTTGGAGCTGCCCGTGGTGACCAACATTCAG GTGTCCAGCCAGCCAGACAGCCACAGGGTGCTAGTCAGCGGCTTTCCTGCTGGACATAGGCTGAGTGAAGAGGAACTGCTGGACAAGCTGGAGATCTTCTTTGGCAAGGCCAAGAACGGAGGTGGGGATGTAGAGACCCGGGAGATGCTGCAAGGGACTGTCATGCTGGGATTTGCTGATGTAGAAG TGGCCCAGAACTTATGCCAGATTGGCCAGTTCAGAGTCCCACTGGGTCGGCAGCAGGTCCTTCTGAGGGTCTCTCCCTATGTAAGTGGGGAGATCCAGAAAGCTGAG ATCAAATTCCAGCAAGCACCTCATTCAGTGCTGGTGACAAATATTCCTGATGTCCTGGATGCCCAGGAGCTGCATGACATCCTGGAGATCCACTTCCAGAAGCCCACCCGTGGGGGCGGGGAGGTGGAGGCCCTGGCAGTTGTGCCTTTGGGGCAGCAGGGCCTGGCTGTGTTCACCTCTGAGTCAAGCTAG
- the Rpl27 gene encoding large ribosomal subunit protein eL27, with product MGKFMKPGKVVLVLAGRYSGRKAVIVKNIDDGTSDRPYSHALVAGIDRYPRKVTAAMGKKKIAKRSKIKSFVKVYNYNHLMPTRYSVDIPLDKTVVNKDVFRDPALKRKARREAKVKFEERYKTGKNKWFFQKLRF from the exons ATGGGCAAGTTCATGAAACCCGGGAAAGTGGTGCTGGTCCTGGCTGGACGCTACTCCGGACGCAAAGCCGTCATCGTGAAG AACATTGATGATGGCACCTCAGACCGCCCTTACAGCCATGCCCTGGTGGCTGGGATTGACCGCTATCCCCGAAAAGTGACAGCTGCCATGGGCAAGAAGAAAATCGCCAAGCGATCCAAGATCAAGTCCTTTGTGAAAGTTTATAACTACAACCACCTCATGCCGACAAG GTACTCTGTGGATATCCCTTTGGACAAGACTGTTGTCAACAAGGATGTGTTCAGGGACCCAGCTTTGAAACGCAAGGCCAGGCGGGAGGCCAAGGTCAAGTTTGAGGAGCG atacAAGACAGGGAAGAACAAATGGTTTTTCCAGAAGCTTCGCTTTTAG